From Candidatus Defluviilinea gracilis, a single genomic window includes:
- the smc gene encoding chromosome segregation protein SMC, with amino-acid sequence MPLRLKSLELQGYKTFASKTTFEFASGITAIVGPNGSGKSNIADALRWVLGEQSYALLRGKKTEDMIFNGSEHRARAGMASAHILFDNTANWLPLDFTEVGMTRRAYRDGHNDYLLNNQQVRLRDLNEILAASGLSERTYTILGQGLVDASLALKADERRRLFEEAAGVGLYRVRREDALKRLDNTERNLERVLDIMSELEPRLRSLERQAKRAIEFSRAQADLKIILREWYGYHWHRAQQELTTAKETVKGQEARVTEAREAHQQAQDEYNAFREKFVGLRAELNTWHRASSELHSQREEASRELAVLEERRRSLLASQTSMLTEQERAGDEEKIARARIEETGREFERLQAEYNEAQQQLGDAQQKLQTRQLDRAALEEKIQSARAQIEKWTTQRAESQARFDELTLRVDALQTRLEETGRSMLSAETDAKTAGDTFAEARKNREEAEAVLKEAQEKVERGKLKVDSLEGARRAKNEERAGTLAEHTRVKTQMEVLEQAEQSLAGYAEGARFLLDAARQFKLKRARGALSALLDVPAHLETAISAALGDTLDAILLDADEIEDALQLLEADEAGRAVLLPVEHLAREILSKPGDDDCIGVASELVNVSEELQAAARVMLGHTLIARDRSSARRMVRDLPTHARVVTLQGEVFRGDGVIIAGKTASSSALRRPRQKRELTEALAALSAQIESLNGEVDSLSAQMEDAARVMSQAEGEAREWRLRLEETQTLENQAGLESEAARRQFEWQKGQQSQLEADAGEAASAQNTLLKTLSDIEAQSAGAQEEVKLLAAQLTETDLAETQSKAAYWGTRVAVVERALEDARARKEERSSEVERFDARRAEISARASDVETSLSELEHSKTLFRERESELQIQIGELRVKIEPSEKVLETAEQEEARLQDGEANAQRALASAERLMGQAQLEHLRKQEALDNLRQKISDDFGLVMFEYAEDVSDPVPLPLDGMVEELPVVTEITPDLEGQLTQNRSRVRRLGPVNPEAKQEFDAESERYSFMKTQLEDLRKAETDLRQVMAELDELTKQSFAKTFDLVDKQFRAMFTRLFGGGSARLALTDPDNLVETGIEIEARLPGRREQGLALLSGGERSLTAVALVFALLKVSPTPVCVMDEVDAMLDEANVGRFRDLLQELSKETQFIVITHNRNTVQAADVIYGITMGRDSASQMISLRLDQVTEDMLKRG; translated from the coding sequence ATGCCTCTAAGACTCAAATCACTCGAACTGCAAGGATACAAAACATTCGCATCGAAGACCACCTTCGAATTCGCGAGCGGGATCACCGCCATCGTCGGACCGAACGGCTCGGGCAAATCGAACATCGCCGACGCGCTCCGCTGGGTATTGGGCGAACAATCGTACGCGTTGTTGCGCGGCAAAAAGACCGAAGATATGATCTTCAACGGTTCGGAACACCGCGCCCGCGCCGGCATGGCGTCTGCCCACATCTTATTCGACAATACCGCCAACTGGCTTCCGCTCGACTTCACCGAAGTCGGCATGACCCGGCGCGCCTACCGCGACGGTCACAACGATTACCTATTAAATAATCAACAAGTGCGCCTGCGCGATTTGAATGAAATCCTCGCCGCTTCCGGGTTATCGGAGCGGACGTATACGATTCTAGGGCAGGGACTCGTGGACGCGTCGCTGGCGTTGAAAGCCGATGAGCGCCGCCGCTTGTTCGAGGAAGCCGCCGGGGTGGGCTTGTACCGCGTCCGCCGCGAAGACGCCCTGAAACGACTCGACAATACGGAACGCAATCTCGAACGCGTCCTCGACATCATGTCTGAATTGGAGCCGCGCTTGCGGAGCCTTGAACGACAGGCAAAACGCGCCATCGAATTTTCACGCGCGCAAGCCGACTTGAAAATTATTTTGCGCGAATGGTATGGGTATCATTGGCACCGCGCCCAACAAGAATTGACCACCGCAAAAGAAACCGTTAAAGGGCAGGAGGCGCGCGTGACGGAAGCGCGGGAGGCTCATCAGCAGGCGCAAGATGAGTACAACGCATTCCGTGAAAAGTTCGTCGGTCTGCGGGCGGAGTTGAACACGTGGCATCGCGCCTCCTCTGAATTGCACAGCCAGCGCGAGGAAGCAAGCCGCGAACTTGCCGTGCTTGAAGAACGCAGGCGGTCCTTGCTCGCGTCGCAAACCTCCATGCTCACCGAACAAGAACGCGCCGGCGATGAAGAAAAGATCGCGCGCGCGCGTATCGAAGAAACCGGGCGCGAGTTCGAGCGTTTACAAGCCGAATACAACGAGGCGCAACAACAACTCGGAGACGCGCAACAAAAATTACAAACCCGCCAACTGGATCGCGCCGCGCTTGAGGAAAAGATCCAATCTGCCCGCGCTCAAATTGAAAAATGGACAACCCAGCGCGCTGAATCACAAGCCCGGTTCGATGAATTAACCCTGCGGGTCGACGCATTGCAAACGCGGCTGGAGGAAACAGGCAGGAGCATGCTATCCGCTGAAACGGATGCCAAGACAGCTGGCGATACATTTGCCGAAGCGCGGAAAAACCGGGAAGAAGCCGAAGCGGTGTTGAAGGAAGCGCAAGAGAAGGTGGAACGCGGTAAGTTAAAAGTGGATTCGTTGGAAGGCGCGCGGCGCGCGAAGAATGAGGAACGCGCGGGGACTCTCGCCGAGCATACGCGCGTCAAAACGCAGATGGAAGTGTTGGAACAAGCCGAACAATCGCTGGCGGGCTATGCCGAAGGCGCGCGCTTTTTGCTCGATGCGGCGCGGCAGTTCAAACTCAAACGCGCGCGCGGCGCGTTGAGCGCGTTGCTCGATGTGCCCGCGCACCTCGAAACCGCGATCTCCGCCGCGCTCGGCGATACCCTCGACGCCATTTTGCTGGACGCCGACGAGATCGAAGACGCCCTGCAACTGCTCGAAGCAGACGAAGCAGGACGAGCCGTGCTTCTGCCCGTCGAACATCTTGCGCGCGAGATACTATCGAAGCCCGGCGATGACGATTGCATCGGCGTCGCTTCTGAGCTTGTCAACGTCAGCGAGGAGTTGCAGGCGGCGGCGCGGGTGATGCTTGGTCATACGTTGATCGCGCGCGACCGCTCGTCGGCGCGACGCATGGTCCGCGATTTGCCGACTCACGCGCGCGTGGTGACACTACAAGGGGAAGTTTTCCGCGGTGATGGGGTGATTATTGCCGGGAAGACCGCTTCTTCCTCCGCCCTACGGCGGCCTCGCCAAAAGCGAGAGTTGACCGAAGCCCTCGCCGCGTTGAGCGCGCAGATCGAGTCGTTGAACGGCGAGGTCGATTCGCTTTCCGCGCAAATGGAGGATGCCGCGCGGGTGATGAGTCAAGCCGAGGGCGAGGCGCGCGAGTGGCGCCTGAGGTTGGAGGAAACGCAGACGCTGGAGAATCAGGCTGGGTTGGAGTCTGAAGCGGCGCGTCGTCAGTTCGAATGGCAGAAGGGGCAACAAAGTCAACTTGAAGCGGACGCCGGCGAGGCGGCATCCGCACAGAATACTCTCTTGAAAACGTTATCAGATATCGAGGCGCAATCCGCGGGCGCGCAAGAGGAAGTGAAATTGCTTGCCGCGCAATTGACCGAGACCGACCTGGCAGAGACTCAATCGAAGGCGGCGTATTGGGGCACGCGCGTTGCGGTTGTGGAACGCGCGTTGGAAGATGCGCGGGCGAGGAAAGAGGAACGCTCGAGCGAGGTGGAGCGGTTCGATGCCCGCCGCGCTGAAATTTCGGCAAGGGCTTCGGATGTTGAAACTTCGTTGAGCGAGTTGGAACATTCAAAAACCTTGTTCCGCGAGCGTGAAAGCGAATTACAAATACAGATCGGGGAATTGCGCGTGAAGATTGAGCCTTCCGAGAAGGTGTTGGAAACCGCTGAACAAGAGGAAGCGCGATTGCAAGATGGCGAGGCGAACGCGCAGAGGGCGCTGGCATCCGCTGAACGGTTGATGGGACAAGCGCAATTGGAACATCTGCGGAAGCAGGAAGCGCTCGATAATTTGCGCCAGAAAATCTCCGATGATTTCGGTCTGGTGATGTTCGAGTATGCCGAGGATGTTTCGGATCCGGTGCCGTTACCGCTGGATGGTATGGTGGAGGAATTGCCGGTTGTGACAGAAATTACTCCCGACCTGGAGGGGCAGTTAACCCAGAATCGTTCGCGCGTGCGCCGGTTGGGTCCGGTGAATCCGGAGGCGAAGCAGGAATTCGACGCTGAGTCTGAGCGGTATTCGTTCATGAAGACTCAATTGGAGGATTTACGCAAAGCCGAAACGGACTTGCGCCAGGTGATGGCGGAACTCGATGAGTTGACAAAACAATCGTTCGCGAAGACGTTCGATTTGGTGGATAAACAATTCCGCGCCATGTTCACTCGTCTGTTCGGCGGAGGGTCGGCGCGGCTTGCGTTGACCGACCCCGATAATTTGGTTGAGACAGGGATCGAGATCGAAGCGCGTTTGCCTGGTCGGCGCGAGCAGGGGCTGGCGTTGCTCTCAGGCGGCGAGCGAAGTTTGACGGCGGTGGCGCTGGTGTTTGCGTTGCTCAAAGTGTCGCCTACCCCGGTCTGTGTCATGGATGAGGTGGACGCGATGCTGGATGAGGCGAACGTGGGGCGGTTCCGCGATCTATTGCAGGAGTTGAGCAAGGAAACGCAGTTCATCGTCATCACGCATAACCGCAACACGGTGCAGGCGGCAGATGTGATCTATGGCATTACGATGGGGCGCGATTCGGCAAGCCAGATGATCAGCCTGCGGTTGGATCAGGTAACGGAAGATATGTTGAAACGAGGTTAA
- a CDS encoding peptidylprolyl isomerase codes for MSNQSQPPRAVTKKHVARLERDRQQARLARWIAVGGIVLVAAIIGYGYLNLNYLQLNDPVMTINGQEVTTKEFQERVQVQRLILLNEYQNLQFQQNFGLDTTQQMQSVAFTLQTPTLLGQQTLDNLKTEILVRQEAEKMGIVVTKEEVDAAIQAAYGFFPNGTKTPTVTPTAVDFPTLSSQQLTLYPSTFTPSPAPTSTVTPTGTPDPAMTATATSTAAPATPTFVPLPATATATPYTLEGYNLQYATAIANFKDNSGFSEETLLAVYEYGLIRDKVFEKVTADVPRAQEQVWARHILVDTLAGVSNAQAYFDLGYDFAEVARKVSKDTGSAVNGGDLGWFGKGMMVPEFENAAFSQEIGVIGEPVKSQFGYHIIQVLGRAEIPLNASQYRQAQDTAFTEWLAKIEEESKIETFDWQERVPPAPAGFGQ; via the coding sequence ATGAGCAATCAAAGCCAACCACCGCGGGCTGTCACCAAGAAACACGTTGCCCGCCTCGAACGCGATCGCCAGCAAGCCCGACTGGCGCGTTGGATCGCCGTGGGCGGAATTGTGCTGGTAGCGGCGATCATCGGGTATGGTTATCTCAATCTGAATTACCTGCAATTGAACGACCCGGTCATGACGATCAACGGGCAGGAAGTCACCACGAAAGAATTTCAAGAGCGCGTGCAGGTGCAACGGCTGATCCTCTTGAACGAATATCAGAACCTGCAATTCCAGCAAAATTTTGGCTTGGATACCACCCAGCAAATGCAATCGGTTGCCTTCACCTTGCAGACCCCAACCCTGTTGGGTCAGCAAACGCTGGACAACTTGAAGACGGAGATTCTCGTGCGGCAGGAAGCCGAAAAGATGGGAATTGTGGTGACAAAAGAGGAAGTGGATGCCGCGATCCAGGCGGCGTATGGATTTTTCCCGAACGGGACCAAGACGCCCACAGTCACACCGACTGCGGTCGATTTCCCAACCCTCTCGTCCCAGCAGTTGACGTTATACCCCTCCACGTTCACTCCCTCGCCCGCGCCCACCTCCACCGTCACACCGACGGGAACGCCGGATCCTGCTATGACCGCGACTGCCACCTCCACCGCGGCGCCGGCTACCCCGACGTTTGTTCCGCTGCCCGCCACCGCCACCGCCACGCCCTACACTCTCGAAGGCTATAACTTGCAATACGCCACCGCGATAGCGAACTTCAAAGACAACAGCGGCTTCAGCGAAGAAACCTTGCTCGCCGTGTATGAATATGGCTTGATCCGCGACAAGGTATTTGAAAAAGTAACCGCCGATGTTCCGCGCGCGCAAGAACAAGTTTGGGCGCGACATATCCTTGTCGATACCCTCGCCGGAGTCAGCAACGCGCAAGCCTATTTCGACCTGGGTTATGATTTTGCCGAAGTTGCCCGCAAAGTATCGAAGGATACAGGCTCCGCAGTCAACGGCGGCGACCTGGGATGGTTCGGCAAAGGGATGATGGTGCCCGAGTTCGAAAACGCCGCCTTCAGCCAGGAGATCGGCGTGATCGGCGAGCCGGTCAAAAGCCAGTTCGGATATCATATTATTCAAGTGCTCGGTCGCGCCGAGATTCCGCTCAACGCGAGCCAATATCGTCAGGCGCAAGACACCGCCTTCACCGAATGGCTGGCAAAGATAGAAGAAGAATCCAAGATCGAGACCTTCGACTGGCAGGAGCGTGTTCCGCCCGCGCCAGCCGGGTTCGGTCAATAA
- a CDS encoding 30S ribosomal protein S18, with protein MMAEEREQRRSHEGGEGGGERRFFAKPKFCQFCADKSLVIDYKKIDLLRKYIGDDGRIRPRRQTGACARHQRVVAAAVKQARHIALIPFTGAHADANR; from the coding sequence ATCATGGCTGAAGAAAGAGAACAACGCAGATCGCACGAAGGCGGCGAAGGAGGCGGCGAACGCCGTTTCTTTGCAAAACCAAAGTTTTGCCAGTTTTGCGCCGACAAATCCCTGGTGATCGATTACAAAAAGATCGACTTGCTGAGAAAATACATCGGCGATGATGGGCGCATTCGCCCGCGCCGCCAAACCGGCGCATGCGCGCGTCATCAGCGTGTGGTCGCCGCGGCAGTGAAACAGGCGCGTCATATTGCTTTGATTCCATTTACCGGCGCGCACGCAGACGCGAACCGATAA
- a CDS encoding single-stranded DNA-binding protein — translation MSRGLNKVQIIGHLGREPEMRYTPAGKPVTTFTVAVSRSWNTNDGERHSETEWFNIVAFGSLAETCKQYLNKGKQVYIDGRLQTRRWDDKEGVKHSSVEIVANEMIMLGDRRDQNQHGHTPAESESRDTDSPTPPEDEFPF, via the coding sequence ATGAGCCGCGGATTGAACAAAGTTCAGATCATTGGTCATCTCGGGCGCGAACCTGAAATGCGTTATACGCCTGCCGGGAAGCCTGTCACTACCTTTACTGTGGCGGTCAGCCGTTCATGGAATACGAACGACGGCGAGCGTCACAGCGAAACCGAATGGTTCAATATTGTTGCCTTCGGGAGTCTGGCAGAAACCTGCAAGCAGTATCTCAACAAAGGAAAGCAGGTTTACATCGATGGACGATTGCAGACCCGCCGCTGGGACGATAAAGAAGGCGTCAAACATTCCAGCGTGGAGATCGTTGCCAATGAGATGATCATGCTGGGCGACCGCCGCGACCAAAACCAGCACGGACACACTCCCGCCGAGTCTGAATCGCGCGACACCGACTCGCCCACCCCGCCGGAAGATGAATTTCCATTTTAA